A genome region from Colwellia sp. Arc7-D includes the following:
- the dapA gene encoding 4-hydroxy-tetrahydrodipicolinate synthase yields the protein MRVRMKQFKAASLMTAIKTPFNVKGDIDFNTYDQLVAEQIKAGVDGIIVGGTTGEGHLLTWEEHLILIAHSVHKHGQDLLIIGNTGSNNTREAIKATQYGFAAGMDATLQINPYYGRSSFAGVNAHFEKLLDIGPAFIYNVPGRTGQDLTPDLIEPISKHKNFIGVKECTGNERIVYYEERGIACWSGNDDESAAGRHQHGSHGVISVTSNIVPGLMRQLMDSPNDALQQRLQPLMEWLFCEPNPIAINTALMMTGAVAPVFRMPYKAMTKIQREQGLALLTELSKDELVGKKLMLMADDDFTYCC from the coding sequence TTGAGAGTTCGGATGAAGCAATTTAAAGCAGCGAGTTTAATGACGGCAATTAAAACGCCATTTAATGTCAAAGGCGATATAGATTTTAATACCTACGATCAATTAGTCGCTGAGCAAATTAAAGCAGGTGTTGATGGTATTATTGTAGGTGGAACAACTGGTGAAGGGCATTTACTGACTTGGGAAGAGCATTTAATTCTTATTGCACACAGTGTACATAAACACGGTCAAGACTTACTTATCATTGGCAATACCGGTAGTAACAACACCCGAGAAGCTATTAAAGCGACACAATATGGCTTTGCAGCAGGTATGGACGCTACATTACAAATTAATCCATATTATGGTCGAAGCTCTTTTGCCGGTGTGAACGCACATTTTGAAAAACTACTCGATATAGGACCTGCGTTTATTTATAACGTACCTGGCCGTACAGGGCAGGATTTAACGCCAGATTTAATCGAACCTATATCAAAGCACAAAAATTTTATTGGCGTTAAAGAGTGTACTGGTAATGAACGCATAGTTTATTATGAAGAGCGAGGCATTGCTTGTTGGTCAGGCAACGATGATGAAAGTGCTGCAGGGCGTCATCAACATGGCTCTCATGGTGTTATTTCTGTTACCTCGAATATCGTACCGGGCTTAATGAGACAGTTAATGGACTCACCCAATGATGCTTTACAACAACGCTTGCAACCGTTAATGGAATGGCTTTTTTGTGAACCAAATCCTATTGCCATTAATACCGCACTTATGATGACAGGCGCTGTAGCTCCAGTATTTCGCATGCCTTATAAAGCAATGACTAAAATACAACGTGAGCAAGGTTTAGCGTTGCTGACTGAATTGTCAAAAGATGAATTAGTTGGTAAGAAATTGATGCTAATGGCAGATGATGATTTTACATACTGCTGCTAA